DNA sequence from the Candidatus Zixiibacteriota bacterium genome:
ACCGACACCCACAACAGCAGAGTCGGCAGAACTAAGGCGATGGTCCGCACAGGCATCTCCTCTCAGTTAGGGCCGCACAATATACAAGGCCGCGCCGGCGATTACAAACCCTTATGCGGCAGCGACAAATCCTTTACGGTTGACCGGCCCGAGGCGCCTCCCTATATTCCGCCCCGACCTGATCCACGTTTTGGCTGGGTGTGCGGCCTGAATCGAGTTCTTGGTGGTCCCCCTTAGTGGAAGGAAAGTATATGCGCGCGCTAGTGACAGGAATAACCGGGCAGGACGGCTCGTACCTGGCGGAGCTGCTCCTCGAAAAAGGGTACGAGGTCATCGGCATGGTGCGGCGGTCATCGACCGAGTCGTTCGAGCGAATCGATCATGTCAAAAACCGCCTGATCCTGGCGCAGGCCGATCTACTCGACCAGTTATCGATTGTCAATATCATCGAGCAGTACCGCCCCACCGAGGTGTACAACCTGGCGGCGCAGTCGTTCGTGCCGGCCAGTTGGACCCAGCCGGTGTTGACAGGTCATTTTGACGCCCTCGGAGTTACCAAGGTTCTCGAAGCGATTCGCCTGGTTGACAAGAAGACCAAGTTCTATCAGGCCTCATCGTCCGAGATGTTCGGCCGCGTGCAGGAAGTACCGCAGAGCGAGACCACCCCGTTTTATCCGCGGTCTCCGTACGGAGTCGCAAAAGTGTACGCACATTGGATCACGGTAAACTATCGCGAGAGCTACGGCATCCACGCGTCATCGGGGATTCTGTTCAACCACGAGTCGCCGAGGCGCGGGCTCGAGTTTGTCACGCGGAAAATCACCGATGCTGCCGCGCGGATAAAGCTCGGCTTGTCCGATAAGCTGAAACTGGGAAATCTCGAAGCCAAGCGCGACTGGGGATATGCCGGCGACTATGTGGAGGCGATGTGGCTCATGACCCAGCTGGCGGAGCCGGACAATTTCGTGATCGCCACCGGCCGCACCCATTCGGTCGGTCGCCTGGCGCAACTGGCATTTGAGCATGTCGGGCTGGATTACAAAGACTATGTCGAGATCGACCCGGCGCTGGTGCGTCCGGCGGAGGTAGACTTGCTCGTGGGCGACGCCTCCAAGGCCCGCAAAATACTCGGGTGGGAGCCGAAAGTCAGTTTCGAAGAACTTATCAAGATGATGGTCGATGCCGACCTCAAACGCCTGGCGCCCTTGAAGAAGTCGTGAAGAAACCGCGCGCGCTGATCACCGGTATCGCCGGCTTCGCCGGGTCATACCTGGCCGAGGAGCTCCTTGCCCACGGTTTCGAGGTGTCCGGGACGCTCTACAAAGGCGAGTCCACCCGCAACGTGCAGGGGATCAAATCGAACTTGCGGCTGTTTACGCTGGATATCCTGAACCACAGGAAATGCGGCGATCTCATTGCCAATGTGCAGCCCGAATTCGTGTTTCACCTGGCGGCGCTGGCATCAGTGGGGCAATCGTTCCGTATGGAGAGAGAGACTTTTCGGGTGAATGTCGAAGGTACCGTGAACATACTCGAAGCGGCCCGCCCAAGCGGGCATCTCAAGGCGCTGGTGTTTGTCAGTTCGCCCGAGGTTTACGGCAAATTCCGGCCGGTCAACAGGACCCTCACCGAGGAACAGCCCTTCGATCCTATCTCCCCCTATGGTATTTCCAAGGCATCCGCCGAATACGCTTGCCGGTATTACTGGCGGCAGTATGGCGTGCCGGTGGTGATCGTCCGGGCTTTCAACCATAGCGGAGCGCGGCAAAGCGACGATTTCGCCATTCCGGCGTTTGCCCGCCAGGTGGCGATGATCGAGGCCGGCCTGCAGAAGCCGGTGCTCAAAGTGGGCGATCTGAGCGCCCGCCGGGATCTGTCCGACGTGCGTGATATTGTGCGCGGCTATCGTCTGGCAGCCGCCAAAGGCGAGCCGGGACAGGTCTACCAGCTCTGCTCGGGTAAGTCTGTCACCATTCAGTCGGTGGTTGAGAAACTGCTGGCGATGTCCCCAACAAGAATCCGGCTGCAGATCGACAAGAGCCGCCTGCGAAAGGCGGAAATCCCGGTCCTGCGCGGGAGCCACCGCAAGGCCGTACTCAAATTTGGCTACAAAGTCCGATATAGACTCGAAGAAACCCTGGCCGATACGCTGACTTACTGGCGCAAAGAGATCGGCACGGGTCCTAAGCACTAGCGCAGATAGAACGGAGCATATCCCATATGGCAATGGCGTCGCGAGCAAAGTCACCGGCGGCGAAAGCGCTGATAAAGAAAATCGATGACCGCACCGCTCGAGTGGGCGTGATCGGGCTGGGGTATGTCGGCCTGCCGCTTTCGATGGTTATGGCCGAGGCCGGGTTCCGCGTAACCGGGTTTGACATTGCCGAGGCCAAAGTCAGGCTGCTCAACTCCGGACGATCCGATATCGATGACATTCCCGATGAAGTTGTCGGCAACGCCGTTAAAGCCGGACGTTTTGTTGCGACTACCGATCCCAGGTTGATCCAGCAGGTCGACACGGTCTCGATATGTGTTCCCACGCCGCTGTCCAAGACCAAGGACCCCGATGTCAGCTTTATTCTGGCGGCAATGGACTGGGTGATAGCCAATGTCAAAAAGGGAGCACTAATCGTTCTCGAGTCAACCACATACCCGGGCACCACCGATGAACTGATCCTGCCCATGTTCGAACAGAAGAAGATGAAAGCGGGCGAGGATTTCTTCCTGGCTTTTTCTCCTGAGCGAGTAGATCCGGGCAACGCGATGTTCAGAACCGAAAACACCCCGCGTGTGGTCGGCGGGGTCACAAATGACTGCACCCTGGTGGCGAAGAAATTCTACGAACAATCGGTCTCGAGTGTCTATCCGGTCTCGTCGACCCGGGCCGCCGAGATGGTCAAGCTGCTGGAGAATACTTTCCGCTCGGTGAATATCGGTCTGGTCAACGAGGTCGCGCTCATGTGTGACCGGCTGAAACTCGACGTGTGGGAGATTATCGACGCAGCCTCGACCAAGCCGTTCGGCTTCATGCCGTTCTATCCCGGTCCGGGACTCGGCGGGCATTGCATTCCGATCGACCCGCACTATCTGTCCTGGAAACTGAAATCGCTGAACTACTATGCCCGTTTTATCGAGCTGGCCGGAGAAATAAACAGCACCATGCCGGAGTACGTGGTCGCCCGAATTGCGCGCATGATGAACGACCGGTATTCCCGCTCGATTAATAAGATGAAGATCCTAGTGCTGGGGATCGCCTACAAGAAGGACATCAAGGACGTTCGCGAGTCGCCGTCGCTGGATGTCATCAAATTGCTCGAAGACGCCGGCGCCCGGGTCACGTACAATGACCCGCACGTGGGCAGCATTCGATGGAGTGGCGGGATCCTAAAGTCTGTCAAAGTGACTGCCGCGACGTTGAAATCAGCCGACCTGGTCGTGATCCTGACCAACCATTCGAAATACGATTACCAGTTCATCGTAGACAACGCCAAAGCGCTCTTTGATACCCGCAACGCCACCAAGAATGTCTCCCGCGGCCGGCAGAAGATAGAGCTGTTGTAGACATTGGACCGGTGCCCCACCCTTTGGGTGGGCTTGAGATGCCCCTCGCGTGAGGTCCTGCCCTTCGCCGGCAGATGAGGGCATCTGCCGGGCACTAATCGCATCCTGCGCTCCATGGGATTACGCACGAAACCAGACCGACAAGTCTATCGTGCGCCTATCGGCAGCCGGGAATAGATATCGGCAAGGAACGCTGCTTCGAATCTGTCCAATGCCGCCAGGCTCTCAGGCGATTCCTTAGCTACGAAACGGACAAACGTCAAATGCCTCGGCTGGAGGGTCAGCGATGTCATCATCTGAAACAGCTTGAGCTGATAGTCGCTGGCGGTCTCGCCCCAAGTCGTGATATACCAGAAGTCCATCACGTGCGCCGTTTGTCGAAAGCGCAGGTGTAGTCGTTTAGCACGAATGACCCGCCCGCCGAATTCGATTGAGCGCGGCTCCGAGGACTCCACGATCCACCCCGATGCCGGCAGGCAGTTCATGGGCGAGTGCGGCCCGCCCCGGGGATCGGAGAAACTGCCCAGGAACAGGTTGACCCGGTGGCCATCGTTGTCGGCATAGTTCGCGTTGAATAGATGATCCGGCTTGAGCAGGTCGATCACCCCCTGCGCGACTACGTCCTCGTGTCCCAGCCAGTCGTCCTTTTGGAGCGGAAACCCGCCCCAGCCGGGGCCAATCAGCGCCTTGGGAGTCTGATACTTGACCACCGCACCGGCTACACCGGCCGCCGTGATTATCAGAGCGATTATGAGAAACGTTTTTCGGTCCATTTCAGGAACGCACCCAGGATTAAGAGCAT
Encoded proteins:
- the gmd gene encoding GDP-mannose 4,6-dehydratase, whose protein sequence is MRALVTGITGQDGSYLAELLLEKGYEVIGMVRRSSTESFERIDHVKNRLILAQADLLDQLSIVNIIEQYRPTEVYNLAAQSFVPASWTQPVLTGHFDALGVTKVLEAIRLVDKKTKFYQASSSEMFGRVQEVPQSETTPFYPRSPYGVAKVYAHWITVNYRESYGIHASSGILFNHESPRRGLEFVTRKITDAAARIKLGLSDKLKLGNLEAKRDWGYAGDYVEAMWLMTQLAEPDNFVIATGRTHSVGRLAQLAFEHVGLDYKDYVEIDPALVRPAEVDLLVGDASKARKILGWEPKVSFEELIKMMVDADLKRLAPLKKS
- a CDS encoding GDP-mannose 4,6-dehydratase, whose product is MKKPRALITGIAGFAGSYLAEELLAHGFEVSGTLYKGESTRNVQGIKSNLRLFTLDILNHRKCGDLIANVQPEFVFHLAALASVGQSFRMERETFRVNVEGTVNILEAARPSGHLKALVFVSSPEVYGKFRPVNRTLTEEQPFDPISPYGISKASAEYACRYYWRQYGVPVVIVRAFNHSGARQSDDFAIPAFARQVAMIEAGLQKPVLKVGDLSARRDLSDVRDIVRGYRLAAAKGEPGQVYQLCSGKSVTIQSVVEKLLAMSPTRIRLQIDKSRLRKAEIPVLRGSHRKAVLKFGYKVRYRLEETLADTLTYWRKEIGTGPKH
- a CDS encoding nucleotide sugar dehydrogenase; this encodes MAMASRAKSPAAKALIKKIDDRTARVGVIGLGYVGLPLSMVMAEAGFRVTGFDIAEAKVRLLNSGRSDIDDIPDEVVGNAVKAGRFVATTDPRLIQQVDTVSICVPTPLSKTKDPDVSFILAAMDWVIANVKKGALIVLESTTYPGTTDELILPMFEQKKMKAGEDFFLAFSPERVDPGNAMFRTENTPRVVGGVTNDCTLVAKKFYEQSVSSVYPVSSTRAAEMVKLLENTFRSVNIGLVNEVALMCDRLKLDVWEIIDAASTKPFGFMPFYPGPGLGGHCIPIDPHYLSWKLKSLNYYARFIELAGEINSTMPEYVVARIARMMNDRYSRSINKMKILVLGIAYKKDIKDVRESPSLDVIKLLEDAGARVTYNDPHVGSIRWSGGILKSVKVTAATLKSADLVVILTNHSKYDYQFIVDNAKALFDTRNATKNVSRGRQKIELL
- a CDS encoding exosortase C-terminal domain/associated protein EpsI; translation: MDRKTFLIIALIITAAGVAGAVVKYQTPKALIGPGWGGFPLQKDDWLGHEDVVAQGVIDLLKPDHLFNANYADNDGHRVNLFLGSFSDPRGGPHSPMNCLPASGWIVESSEPRSIEFGGRVIRAKRLHLRFRQTAHVMDFWYITTWGETASDYQLKLFQMMTSLTLQPRHLTFVRFVAKESPESLAALDRFEAAFLADIYSRLPIGAR